One window of Vitis riparia cultivar Riparia Gloire de Montpellier isolate 1030 chromosome 5, EGFV_Vit.rip_1.0, whole genome shotgun sequence genomic DNA carries:
- the LOC117915026 gene encoding disease resistance protein RUN1-like, with the protein MLYLSNCKNLVTLPDSIYDLRSLEYLILPGCSNLEKFPKNLEALCSLVELDLSHCNLMEGSIPTDIWGLYSLEKLNLRGNHMVSIPSGISQLCKLRYLDISHCKMLQEIPELPSSLPEIHAHDTKLEMLSGPSSLLWSSLLKWFKPTSNEHLNCKKGKMIIIPGNGGIPGWVLHQDIGSQLRIELPLNWYEDNHFLGFAFFSLYHKENFEASCHFDLRLRGDPDEVVDDLSISSWRKCHEFNGDASNELWVTLYPKNAIPNKYHRKQPWHFLAAFDFVTRINGQATHTNIKRCGVQLIYTHDYLHDNVPMLVDHQRCHDDAGENQADDQEPHPKRLRASSTDLKL; encoded by the exons ATGTTGTATTTGAGCAATTGCAAGAACCTTGTTACTCTTCCAGATAGCATTTATGATCTGAGATCCCTTGAATATCTGATACTCCCTGgttgttcaaacttggagaAGTTTCCCAAGAATCTAGAAGCCTTATGCTCCTTAGTGGAACTAGATTTGAGTCACTGCAATCTAATGGAAGGGTCAATTCCCACTGATATCTGGGGCCTATATTCCTTGGAAAAATTAAATCTACGTGGAAACCATATGGTTAGCATACCTTCCGGCATCTCTCAACTTTGTAAGCTTCGTTACCTTGATATCAGTCACTGCAAGATGCTCCAAGAAATTCCAGAGCTTCCATCAAGTCTACCAGAAATACATGCCCACGATACGAAGCTGGAAATGTTATCAGGTCCATCATCTCTACTCTGGTCTTCCCTCCTCAAATGGTTCAAACCAACAAGTAATGag CACTTGAATTGCAAGAAAGGCAAGATGATTATCATTCCAGGAAATGGTGGAATTCCAGGGTGGGTATTGCATCAGGACATTGGAAGCCAATTAAGAATAGAGCTTCCTTTGAATTGGTACGAGGACAACCACTTTCTGGGATTTGCTTTCTTCTCTCTTTATCATAAAGAGAATTTTGAGGCTTCATGTCATTTTGATCTGAGATTGCGCGGTGATCCAGATGAAGTTGTGGATGACCTCTCTATTTCTTCTTGGCGTAAATGCCACGAGTTTAATGGTGATGCATCCAATGAATTGTGGGTGACTCTCTATCCTAAGAATGCTATTCCAAATAAGTACCACCGCAAACAACCATGGCACTTTCTGGCTGCGTTTGATTTTGTTACTAGGATTAATGGTCAGGCTACTCATACCAATATCAAGAGGTGCGGGGTTCAGCTGATATACACCCATGATTATCTACACGATAATGTGCCTATGTTGGTGGATCATCAAAGATGCCATGATGATGCCGGGGAAAACCAAGCAGATGATCAGGAACCACACCCTAAAAGATTGAGAGCATCCAGCACTGATCTCAAGCTTTAA
- the LOC117915025 gene encoding disease resistance protein RUN1-like: MASTSSTSTFIPEWNYDVFLSFRGEDTRFNFTDHLYANLIRRGIHTFRDDSLKRGEEIAPELLKAIEESRFSLVVFSENYARSRWCLDELLKIMKCRKEMKQTVVPIFYHVDPSHVRHQTEGFGEVFSNCKEDTEEMKEKLQSWRSALTEAANISGEHVKDGYESEHIKKIVNNIFMKLNCRMFDVGANLVGMDSRVNEIIRRLCVDQLNDVRIIGICGIGGMGKTTIAKVVYDKFSHEFEYMSFLENVRAVCNTMGLHHLQNQLLCDLLEVERNQNISNVGQGANMIKNVLRFKRVFIVHDDIDDSDQLEYLLRNRDWLGKGSRVIITTRSKHLLQEMDDVYEVEELNFEQAHELFSLYAFRQNLPKQDFIHHNVPMLVDHQRGHDDAGENQADDQEPHPKD; encoded by the exons ATGGCTTCCACAAGTTCTACTTCTACTTTCATCCCAGAATGGaattatgatgttttcttgagttttagaggCGAAGACACCCGATTCAATTTCACTGATCACTTGTATGCAAATTTGATTCGAAGAGGTATTCATACCTTTAGAGATGATTCACTTAAGAGAGGGGAAGAGATTGCACCTGAACTCCTTAAAGCTATTGAAGAATCAAGGTTTTCCCTTGTAGTTTTCTCGGAAAACTATGCTCGTTCAAGATGGTGTTTAGATGAGCTGTTGAAGATCATGAAAtgcaggaaagaaatgaaacaaactGTGGTACCGATTTTCTACCATGTGGATCCATCCCATGTACGGCACCAGACAGAAGGGTTTGGAGAGGTATTTTCCAATTGCAAAGAAGATACAGAGGAGATGAAAGAGAAGCTGCAAAGTTGGAGGAGTGCATTGACAGAAGCAGCCAATATATCTGGAGAGCATGTGAAGGATGG GTATGAGTCTGAGCATATTAAGAAAATCGTCAACaacatattcatgaaattgaatTGTAGAATGTTTGATGTTGGTGCCAACTTAGTTGGTATGGATTCCCGTGTTAATGAGATAATTCGACGGCTATGTGTTGATCAATTGAATGATGTTCGCATAATCGGTATATGTGGAATAGGCGGAATGGGTAAGACGACTATCGCCAAAGTTGTATACGATAAATTTTCTCATGAATTTGAGTATATGAGCTTTCTTGAAAATGTTAGAGCAGTTTGCAACACTATGGGTTTGCACCATTTACAAAATCAACTTCTTTGTGATTTACTTGAGGTGGAGAGAAATCAAAACATTAGCAATGTTGGCCAAGGAGccaatatgataaaaaatgttctccgatttaaaagagtttttattgTTCATGATGACATTGATGATTCAGATCAATTAGAATATTTACTCAGAAATCGTGATTGGCTTGGAAAAGGAAGCAGAGTCATCATTACAACTAGAAGTAAACATTTGTTGCAAGAAATGGATGATGTATATGAGGTtgaggaattaaattttgaacaaGCTCATGAGCTTTTTAGTCTCTATGCTTTTAGACAAAATCTTCCTAAACAAGACTTCATC